One stretch of Zingiber officinale cultivar Zhangliang chromosome 6B, Zo_v1.1, whole genome shotgun sequence DNA includes these proteins:
- the LOC121988782 gene encoding SPX domain-containing protein 3-like isoform X1 has translation MKFGKRLKEQIEETLPAWRGEFLSYKDLKQLVKLIPEAQPCSKVEAEFIDLLNFEIDKLNAFFVGREEEFIIRQRHLQEMIKRVAEMYQARGREEEYAKEMSRIRKEIVNLHGEMVLLENYSSINYIGLAKILKKYDKRSGRLLRLLFIEKILKQPFFTTDLISKLVKECESMIDLVFPSKSDHQQLKPEDKRKLVGEEQSIFRSTVVALVTMQEMRKGSSTYGQFSLPPLSLPDNLLQSLQPTPIPIP, from the exons GAGGAGACTCTCCCAGCATGGAGGGGCGAGTTCTTGTCCTACAAGGACCTTAAGCAGCTGGTGAAGCTCATCCCGGAAGCCCAGCCTTGCTCCAAGGTCGAGGCTGAGTTCATCGATCTGCTGAATTTCGAGATCGACAAGCTCAATGCCTTCTTTGTTGGGCGGGAGGAGGAATTCATCATCAGGCAAAGG CATTTGCAGGAGATGATCAAGAGGGTGGCTGAGATGTATCaggcaagaggaagagaggaagagtaTGCAAAGGAGATGTCAAGGATTAGGAAGGAGATTGTGAACTTACATGGGGAAATGGTGCTGCTGGAGAACTACAGCAGCATCAACTACATAG GGCTAGCCAAGATCTTGAAGAAATACGACAAGCGCAGTGGGCGCCTCCTGCGACTACTCTTCATCGAAAAGATCCTGAAGCAACCTTTCTTCACAACAGATCTCATCTCGAAGCTAGTCAAGGAATGTGAAAGCATGATAGATTTAGTATTCCCTTCCAAGTCCGATCATCAGCAATTGAAACCAGAAGACAAAAGGAAATTAGTAGGAGAAGAGCAGAGCATATTTAGGAGCACAGTTGTTGCTTTGGTGACAATGCAGGAGATGAGGAAAGGGAGCTCCACTTATGGACAATTCTCATTGCCTCCTTTGAGCTTACCTGATAATCTACTGCAATCCTTGCAGCCTACTCCCATTCCTATTCCCTGA
- the LOC121988782 gene encoding SPX domain-containing protein 5-like isoform X2, with translation MKFGKRLKEQIEETLPAWRGEFLSYKDLKQLVKLIPEAQPCSKVEAEFIDLLNFEIDKLNAFFVGREEEFIIRQREMIKRVAEMYQARGREEEYAKEMSRIRKEIVNLHGEMVLLENYSSINYIGLAKILKKYDKRSGRLLRLLFIEKILKQPFFTTDLISKLVKECESMIDLVFPSKSDHQQLKPEDKRKLVGEEQSIFRSTVVALVTMQEMRKGSSTYGQFSLPPLSLPDNLLQSLQPTPIPIP, from the exons GAGGAGACTCTCCCAGCATGGAGGGGCGAGTTCTTGTCCTACAAGGACCTTAAGCAGCTGGTGAAGCTCATCCCGGAAGCCCAGCCTTGCTCCAAGGTCGAGGCTGAGTTCATCGATCTGCTGAATTTCGAGATCGACAAGCTCAATGCCTTCTTTGTTGGGCGGGAGGAGGAATTCATCATCAGGCAAAGG GAGATGATCAAGAGGGTGGCTGAGATGTATCaggcaagaggaagagaggaagagtaTGCAAAGGAGATGTCAAGGATTAGGAAGGAGATTGTGAACTTACATGGGGAAATGGTGCTGCTGGAGAACTACAGCAGCATCAACTACATAG GGCTAGCCAAGATCTTGAAGAAATACGACAAGCGCAGTGGGCGCCTCCTGCGACTACTCTTCATCGAAAAGATCCTGAAGCAACCTTTCTTCACAACAGATCTCATCTCGAAGCTAGTCAAGGAATGTGAAAGCATGATAGATTTAGTATTCCCTTCCAAGTCCGATCATCAGCAATTGAAACCAGAAGACAAAAGGAAATTAGTAGGAGAAGAGCAGAGCATATTTAGGAGCACAGTTGTTGCTTTGGTGACAATGCAGGAGATGAGGAAAGGGAGCTCCACTTATGGACAATTCTCATTGCCTCCTTTGAGCTTACCTGATAATCTACTGCAATCCTTGCAGCCTACTCCCATTCCTATTCCCTGA